In one Rugosibacter aromaticivorans genomic region, the following are encoded:
- a CDS encoding cupredoxin domain-containing protein, with the protein MKKLAMITALISLGLTSTAFAHGDEEHGSKDAMEHHEDHAAAIGKPGDAGKVNRTVEITMSDTMRFSPSSIAAKRGETIRFVLRNTGKIKHEMVLGSIKELKEHAAMMQKMPEMEHADANMASVEAGKTGELIWQFTKSGKFDFACLQPGHFEAGMKGKVVVK; encoded by the coding sequence ATGAAGAAACTTGCAATGATCACCGCCCTGATATCTCTGGGCCTTACCAGTACAGCCTTCGCCCACGGCGACGAAGAACATGGCAGTAAAGACGCCATGGAGCATCACGAAGATCACGCGGCGGCAATCGGCAAACCGGGTGATGCGGGCAAGGTCAACCGCACCGTTGAAATCACCATGAGCGACACGATGCGTTTCTCGCCATCAAGCATTGCGGCCAAAAGGGGCGAAACAATCCGCTTCGTGCTAAGGAACACCGGAAAAATCAAACACGAGATGGTGCTCGGCTCAATCAAGGAGCTGAAGGAGCACGCCGCCATGATGCAGAAAATGCCGGAGATGGAGCATGCCGACGCCAACATGGCCAGCGTCGAGGCTGGCAAGACGGGGGAATTGATCTGGCAATTTACCAAGTCGGGCAAGTTTGATTTTGCATGTCTTCAACCCGGTCATTTTGAAGCCGGCATGAAAGGCAAGGTTGTCGTCAAGTAA
- a CDS encoding copper-binding protein, producing MKAIHLKTLTTIAAAMVLSASFPSYAAEDMSKMDMKTPMPDASAVTEGMVKKIDKDAGKITIKHGPISNLQMPGMTMVFHAADPAMLDQVKEGDKVKFHVEKMNGALTITNIEATTK from the coding sequence ATGAAAGCAATTCACCTCAAAACACTTACGACCATCGCCGCCGCGATGGTTTTGTCAGCATCGTTCCCGTCTTATGCCGCAGAGGACATGAGCAAGATGGACATGAAGACACCGATGCCTGATGCCTCCGCTGTAACCGAGGGAATGGTCAAGAAAATCGACAAGGACGCCGGCAAGATCACCATCAAACACGGGCCGATCAGCAACCTGCAAATGCCCGGCATGACCATGGTGTTTCATGCCGCCGATCCCGCCATGCTCGATCAGGTAAAGGAAGGCGACAAGGTCAAATTCCATGTTGAAAAAATGAACGGTGCGCTGACCATTACCAATATTGAGGCCACCACCAAGTAA
- a CDS encoding SMR family transporter — protein MFGLILVGVFLGVAGQLFLKAGTNHVGKFAFRRDNILPIGWKLATEPRIITGLVCYVIGVAVWIVALSRVEVSIAYPMVSIGYVVNAVAAWYLFGEAVTRSQLVGIGFITIGCYILAQS, from the coding sequence ATGTTTGGCCTCATTCTCGTCGGGGTGTTTCTCGGTGTTGCCGGACAGTTATTTCTCAAGGCAGGCACCAATCACGTTGGCAAGTTTGCCTTCCGGCGGGACAACATTCTGCCGATAGGCTGGAAGCTCGCCACCGAACCACGCATCATCACCGGACTGGTCTGCTATGTGATTGGTGTGGCGGTTTGGATCGTAGCCCTGTCGCGCGTGGAGGTCAGTATCGCTTACCCGATGGTTTCCATCGGCTACGTAGTTAACGCAGTGGCAGCATGGTATCTGTTCGGCGAAGCCGTTACGCGATCACAACTTGTCGGCATCGGGTTCATCACAATAGGTTGCTATATCTTGGCGCAGAGCTAA
- a CDS encoding glycosyltransferase, with product MKSVTVIVPAYNARDTIGACIESLLGQMHRPDELIIVDDCSRDDTAQVAMMYGVKVIKLESNSGPGVARNIGAAAAAGEILAFTDADCVAPPDWLERIVAALDAPGVVAVTGGYAGVVKDGFLTRLQHLVIRQRQLALPPEINSTITSNFACLKSAFESVGGFPLYYLKRDPVKPIWGNEDEELGFLLTRAGGKIRWMSDVGVLHLFRLSLTGYLRQQRFYAERIIMSHFRFPEMTKSRTNYSRLNGALHLGSVLGVNLGMLTFLACLVELWEALCAVSSLLWIATPAYLILPAPTLFAFRRQGQTKTFIAKAYIVSLLVDMAWLSGAVSGMVLSLGGFKNGSR from the coding sequence TTGAAATCCGTAACAGTCATCGTTCCCGCGTATAACGCCCGGGACACCATCGGCGCCTGCATCGAGAGCCTTCTCGGTCAGATGCACAGGCCCGATGAGCTGATTATCGTCGACGATTGCAGCCGCGACGACACCGCACAGGTTGCGATGATGTACGGCGTCAAGGTAATCAAGCTGGAAAGTAACTCAGGGCCGGGCGTCGCGCGCAACATCGGCGCAGCGGCGGCGGCAGGCGAAATTCTGGCGTTCACCGACGCCGACTGCGTGGCGCCTCCCGACTGGCTGGAGCGGATCGTTGCGGCGCTCGATGCACCCGGTGTCGTTGCGGTCACAGGCGGCTATGCGGGGGTTGTCAAGGACGGCTTTTTAACGCGGCTGCAGCATCTGGTCATTCGTCAGCGGCAGTTGGCCCTTCCACCGGAGATCAACTCGACCATCACGTCGAATTTTGCATGTCTGAAAAGCGCGTTCGAATCCGTAGGCGGCTTTCCTCTTTATTACCTTAAGCGTGATCCCGTGAAGCCAATCTGGGGGAACGAGGACGAGGAACTCGGCTTTTTGCTCACGCGCGCGGGCGGCAAAATCCGGTGGATGTCGGATGTCGGCGTTCTGCATTTGTTCCGTCTCAGCTTGACTGGCTACCTGCGCCAGCAGCGGTTTTATGCCGAAAGAATCATCATGAGCCATTTCCGTTTTCCGGAAATGACCAAGAGCCGCACCAACTATAGTCGGCTAAACGGCGCACTTCACCTTGGATCCGTTCTTGGCGTCAATCTGGGCATGCTCACCTTTTTGGCCTGCCTGGTGGAGCTTTGGGAGGCGCTTTGTGCGGTCAGTTCTTTACTCTGGATTGCGACACCGGCGTATCTGATATTACCGGCTCCAACCCTGTTCGCCTTTCGGCGACAGGGCCAGACCAAGACCTTTATTGCGAAAGCCTACATTGTTTCGCTGCTTGTCGATATGGCGTGGCTGTCGGGCGCGGTATCGGGTATGGTTTTATCTCTTGGAGGCTTCAAAAATGGGAGTCGGTAA
- a CDS encoding radical SAM protein: MGVGNLVPHLPRLINKSGLPLHLTFFVTARCNAVCKHCFYHDSLNKGQTDLTLEELDKIASSMKRALWIAFTGGEPFLRKDLPEFAKILHDRLSPVTLSINTNGIQTDDIVDSAERLVKNCPNTFVSILCSLDGLQETHDRIRGVSRNFVRTVETFRQLKQLRARLPNMGVGISTCFCAWNQDEMDEMYDYVVNDLVPDNWDLSFVRGKPMEPAIGVADVAKYRRIKAKLEHAFATGKLNYYENMPLARFVHAKERLSTKTVLKTIDMGQFQVPCYAGALSAVISEEGDVYACEMLSNKIGNLREAGYDMAKLWEGERARSMRSFIGDTKCFCTHECNMSINLLFNPAVYLKIVKEMVSEMIAPGNPEGIGPDLTGAAKAGGAKIAPMTRHIPILPGDPN, encoded by the coding sequence ATGGGAGTCGGTAATCTAGTGCCGCATCTGCCGCGGCTGATCAATAAAAGCGGGCTGCCGCTGCATCTGACATTCTTCGTTACGGCCCGCTGTAATGCTGTATGCAAGCACTGTTTCTACCATGACAGCCTCAACAAGGGGCAGACAGACCTGACGCTTGAGGAGCTCGACAAGATCGCCTCCTCGATGAAGCGGGCATTATGGATCGCGTTCACCGGTGGTGAACCGTTCTTGCGCAAGGACCTGCCCGAATTCGCAAAAATCCTGCACGACCGGCTAAGCCCGGTCACACTGTCGATCAATACCAACGGCATCCAGACGGACGATATCGTTGACTCCGCCGAACGGCTGGTGAAGAACTGCCCGAACACGTTTGTCAGTATTCTCTGTTCGCTGGACGGATTGCAGGAAACACACGACCGCATTCGCGGTGTATCGAGAAACTTCGTGCGCACAGTCGAAACGTTCCGCCAGCTCAAGCAGCTGCGCGCGCGCTTGCCCAACATGGGTGTAGGCATCTCGACGTGCTTCTGCGCCTGGAACCAGGACGAGATGGACGAGATGTACGACTATGTTGTAAACGACCTCGTGCCGGACAACTGGGATCTGTCGTTCGTGCGCGGCAAGCCGATGGAGCCGGCCATCGGGGTGGCTGACGTGGCCAAGTACCGGCGGATCAAGGCAAAGCTGGAGCATGCGTTCGCGACGGGCAAGCTCAATTACTACGAGAACATGCCGCTGGCGCGGTTCGTGCATGCGAAGGAGCGCCTGTCGACCAAGACGGTGCTCAAGACCATCGACATGGGACAGTTCCAGGTTCCCTGTTATGCCGGGGCGCTGTCAGCGGTGATCTCCGAAGAGGGTGACGTCTATGCGTGCGAGATGCTGAGCAACAAGATCGGCAACCTGCGCGAGGCCGGCTACGACATGGCGAAGCTTTGGGAGGGCGAGCGGGCGCGGTCAATGCGATCGTTCATCGGCGACACGAAATGCTTTTGCACCCACGAGTGCAACATGTCGATCAATCTGCTCTTCAATCCCGCTGTGTACCTGAAGATCGTCAAGGAAATGGTCAGTGAGATGATCGCGCCCGGCAATCCCGAGGGCATCGGGCCCGACTTGACGGGCGCCGCCAAAGCCGGCGGTGCGAAGATCGCACCGATGACGCGACACATCCCGATCCTCCCCGGGGATCCCAATTAG
- a CDS encoding class I SAM-dependent methyltransferase has protein sequence MNTYQQSKPYRRVVADILAGTDLKTVLDTGAGGGYLRSALAPSIEMDGVDKQANLLPGYLNCWPVDLDEGLPDWLPCYDAIICCEVISYLSNPLNFLKSALRHLVPEGMIVISTPSVWYPESRLFYLLKGYFPSVRSVTVSGLGSPHYVVPYSFPQLYSLLIRSGFKCVRFHGVDRGPKRIYEWPLGLPHWLYCKFKENRATECEEKSFWHQAGSVSAIYGRRMVVTAVAPKEAVSKGFQC, from the coding sequence TTGAATACCTATCAGCAATCTAAACCCTACCGTCGAGTAGTAGCTGACATCCTGGCAGGAACCGACCTAAAAACCGTTCTCGACACAGGCGCCGGTGGCGGTTATTTGCGGTCTGCGCTGGCCCCGTCCATCGAGATGGACGGCGTGGATAAGCAAGCGAATCTCCTCCCGGGATATCTAAACTGTTGGCCCGTCGATTTGGACGAAGGGCTGCCAGACTGGCTGCCATGCTACGACGCGATCATCTGTTGCGAGGTTATTTCCTATCTCTCAAACCCACTAAATTTTCTAAAAAGCGCGCTGAGGCATCTTGTGCCGGAAGGGATGATTGTCATCAGCACTCCAAGCGTTTGGTATCCCGAATCCCGACTCTTCTACTTGCTAAAAGGATACTTTCCCTCAGTTCGCAGTGTGACAGTTTCCGGACTTGGATCGCCGCATTACGTTGTGCCTTATTCCTTCCCGCAACTTTATTCACTGTTGATACGGAGTGGGTTCAAGTGCGTGCGTTTCCATGGGGTGGACAGAGGACCCAAAAGGATCTACGAATGGCCATTGGGATTGCCGCACTGGCTGTACTGCAAGTTTAAGGAAAATCGGGCGACTGAGTGTGAAGAGAAATCCTTTTGGCACCAAGCCGGTTCGGTGAGCGCGATCTATGGCCGCCGGATGGTCGTAACGGCTGTGGCCCCGAAAGAAGCAGTTTCAAAGGGTTTCCAGTGTTAA
- a CDS encoding DUF6328 family protein, with product MLSDEINSDGHNVNDLNDMLSGLRVMLPSAQLLTAFLLTLPFNMGFAQVVQSQKWTFLATFLCSLTSLVMLSAPAIQHRLMRPLQNRVKFKQFATREILIGSLMLSLALILGTHLVTAEVFGDPVDNILTAFVASLIVVLWWLLPTILKAQQRM from the coding sequence GTGTTAAGTGACGAGATAAACAGCGACGGTCACAACGTTAACGATCTGAACGATATGCTGTCCGGGTTGCGTGTCATGTTACCAAGCGCCCAGTTGTTAACCGCGTTTCTGCTCACTTTGCCGTTCAATATGGGGTTCGCCCAAGTCGTGCAGTCGCAAAAATGGACTTTCTTGGCGACCTTCCTTTGCTCGCTCACCAGCTTGGTTATGTTAAGCGCGCCGGCAATCCAGCATCGCCTGATGCGACCTTTGCAGAATCGCGTGAAATTCAAGCAGTTCGCGACCCGCGAAATTTTAATCGGGTCGCTAATGCTGTCACTGGCGCTGATCCTCGGTACTCATTTGGTGACGGCTGAAGTGTTCGGCGACCCGGTGGACAACATCTTGACTGCATTCGTCGCATCACTAATCGTTGTGCTTTGGTGGCTTCTCCCTACAATACTCAAAGCTCAGCAGCGAATGTGA
- a CDS encoding ArnT family glycosyltransferase → MQNDLSKRTLLVLLLLAIVAWFGTLDYRKLIKTDEGRYAEISREMVVSGNWLTPRLNGIKYFEKPSLQYWATAAAFKTFGFHEWTARLWTALTGFLTVLVVWWSGRKLFGESAGLYGAMVLISNLYFVGMGHFNALDMGLTLFTTLALAGFCFAQRDGATQQEQKLGMLLTWAAMAFAVLSKGLIGIVLPGVTLILYSLFARDWAPWRRLSLIPGTLIFLAIAAPWFVAVSMVNPEFPRFFFIQEHFLRYATDEGRREGPVYYFISILLIGMLPWLLVMLDTLWRTAKERSKLDRPALILLIWTIFVFIFFSISRSKLPSYILPIFPALALLMGRHLAALSASELKARTMPVGLIMLAGLFFIAKAADDVRDPISHPLYQQYEYWLYAATAVALFGVIYCLYQAGKDRKLAALIGFSVSGLIASLITLNGHNTLAPTQSSYDIAQKVRPLLTPDVPFYSVRTYDQTLPFYLNRTLTLVDYRDEFDYGLKQQPELAIHSMDDFHLRWTADKQAFALMTPPEHETLRSQGLPMEVVLNDGKRVIVRKADAGR, encoded by the coding sequence ATGCAAAATGATCTTTCCAAACGGACGCTGCTTGTCCTTCTGCTGTTAGCTATAGTCGCCTGGTTTGGCACGCTCGACTATCGCAAATTAATCAAGACCGACGAAGGCCGGTACGCGGAAATCTCCCGCGAAATGGTGGTAAGCGGCAATTGGCTCACCCCGCGGCTAAACGGCATCAAGTATTTCGAGAAACCCTCCCTCCAGTATTGGGCAACTGCCGCAGCATTCAAAACCTTCGGCTTTCACGAATGGACAGCACGGCTGTGGACGGCGCTTACCGGGTTTCTGACGGTGCTGGTGGTCTGGTGGTCGGGGCGAAAATTGTTTGGCGAGTCCGCTGGGCTCTACGGGGCCATGGTGCTGATCAGCAATCTGTATTTCGTTGGCATGGGCCACTTCAATGCGCTGGACATGGGGCTCACCCTGTTCACCACGCTAGCTCTTGCCGGCTTTTGTTTCGCGCAGCGCGATGGCGCCACGCAGCAGGAACAAAAACTGGGCATGCTCCTCACCTGGGCAGCCATGGCTTTCGCCGTATTGAGCAAGGGGTTGATCGGCATCGTGCTGCCGGGCGTAACGCTGATATTGTATTCACTCTTCGCGCGCGATTGGGCGCCTTGGCGCAGGTTGTCCCTTATTCCGGGCACGCTGATTTTTCTCGCCATTGCTGCCCCATGGTTCGTCGCCGTTTCCATGGTTAATCCGGAATTTCCCCGGTTCTTTTTTATCCAGGAGCATTTTCTGCGCTACGCCACTGATGAGGGGCGCAGGGAAGGTCCAGTCTATTACTTTATATCGATTCTGCTGATCGGGATGTTGCCGTGGCTGCTAGTAATGCTGGATACCTTGTGGCGCACTGCAAAAGAAAGAAGCAAGCTGGATCGACCCGCACTGATTCTTCTGATCTGGACGATATTCGTTTTCATTTTCTTCAGCATCTCGAGATCGAAACTGCCTTCGTATATCTTGCCCATATTTCCGGCGTTGGCGCTGCTGATGGGAAGGCATCTGGCTGCGCTGAGCGCAAGCGAACTCAAGGCACGCACCATGCCGGTGGGTCTGATAATGCTTGCGGGTTTATTCTTTATCGCGAAAGCGGCAGATGATGTCCGCGACCCCATCTCTCACCCGCTTTACCAGCAGTACGAATATTGGCTTTATGCGGCCACGGCGGTCGCGCTTTTCGGCGTTATTTATTGTCTGTACCAGGCTGGCAAAGACCGCAAGCTAGCCGCGCTGATCGGCTTTTCCGTCAGCGGGCTTATCGCCAGTCTAATTACATTGAACGGCCACAACACTTTAGCCCCAACCCAGTCGTCTTACGACATCGCGCAAAAAGTCCGTCCCCTGCTGACGCCGGATGTTCCGTTCTACAGTGTCCGAACCTACGATCAAACGCTGCCGTTTTATCTCAACCGCACCCTGACGCTGGTGGATTACCGAGATGAATTTGATTATGGCCTGAAGCAGCAACCGGAATTGGCGATTCATAGCATGGATGACTTTCACTTGCGTTGGACAGCGGATAAACAAGCTTTCGCGCTGATGACCCCACCGGAGCATGAAACATTGCGCAGCCAGGGCCTCCCGATGGAAGTAGTGCTCAACGATGGCAAACGGGTGATCGTGAGAAAAGCGGATGCAGGCAGATGA
- a CDS encoding PIN domain-containing protein — protein sequence MAEIDDLVDALSIQAEVIEPLPGVEPDLRDVDDQPVLDTLLSALKTSSADYLITGDKGLLEIADRYPIVTPAKFWATHAGL from the coding sequence GTGGCGGAGATTGACGATTTGGTCGATGCACTTTCCATACAAGCCGAAGTCATTGAGCCGCTGCCCGGCGTAGAACCGGATTTGCGTGATGTTGATGACCAGCCAGTGCTCGACACTTTGCTATCGGCCCTAAAAACATCGAGCGCTGACTATCTCATCACTGGAGATAAAGGCTTGCTGGAAATCGCTGATCGCTACCCCATCGTGACTCCCGCGAAATTCTGGGCAACCCACGCGGGACTTTGA
- the hisD gene encoding histidinol dehydrogenase — protein MMRRLATRMPDFLATLDVLLAFDHTTDEGIERTVAKILTQVRQQGDAAVLDYTQRFDGLAASTMAELSLSPTELAAALDALPTAQRQALEAAAARVRSYHERQKAESWSYTEADGTRLGQKITPLDRVGLYVPGGKAAYPSSVLMNALPAKVAGVGELIMVVPTPRGEKNALVLAAAHLAGVDRVFTIGGAQAVAALAYGTQTIPQVDKIVGPGNAYVAAAKRRVFGTVGIDMIAGPSEVLVIADASANPDWVAMDLFAQAEHDEMAQSILLCPDVGFIDRVAASIEKLLPTMPRRAVIEASLKGRGALIQVADLDEACTIANRIAPEHLELAVAEPQPLVEKIRHAGAIFIGHYASESLGDYCAGPNHVLPTSRSARFSSPLGVYDFQKRSSLIEVSAAGAQTLGPIAATLAHGEGLTAHARAAELRIKL, from the coding sequence ATGATGCGACGCTTAGCCACGCGCATGCCGGATTTTCTGGCAACGCTTGATGTGCTGCTCGCCTTTGACCACACCACAGACGAAGGCATCGAGCGCACGGTAGCCAAAATTCTCACCCAGGTGCGTCAGCAAGGCGATGCCGCTGTGCTTGATTACACCCAGCGCTTTGACGGGCTTGCCGCCAGCACGATGGCTGAGCTGTCTTTATCACCGACTGAACTCGCCGCCGCGTTGGATGCTTTGCCTACTGCCCAGCGCCAGGCGTTAGAAGCCGCTGCCGCACGCGTCCGTAGTTACCACGAACGGCAGAAGGCTGAATCCTGGAGTTACACAGAAGCCGACGGCACGCGGCTGGGGCAAAAAATCACGCCGCTGGATCGTGTGGGCTTGTATGTGCCCGGTGGCAAGGCGGCGTATCCCAGCTCTGTGCTGATGAATGCCTTGCCCGCCAAAGTGGCGGGGGTGGGTGAGCTCATCATGGTCGTGCCCACCCCGCGTGGTGAAAAAAATGCGCTGGTGCTGGCTGCGGCCCACCTTGCCGGTGTCGATCGTGTGTTCACCATCGGCGGCGCACAAGCCGTAGCGGCGCTGGCCTACGGCACGCAAACCATTCCGCAAGTCGACAAAATCGTCGGCCCTGGCAACGCTTATGTCGCAGCCGCCAAACGGCGCGTGTTCGGTACCGTCGGCATCGACATGATCGCCGGGCCTTCCGAAGTGCTGGTGATTGCCGACGCGTCGGCCAATCCAGATTGGGTCGCCATGGATCTGTTCGCCCAGGCCGAGCATGACGAGATGGCGCAATCCATTTTGCTGTGCCCCGATGTGGGCTTCATCGACCGTGTTGCTGCCAGCATTGAAAAACTTTTGCCAACAATGCCGCGTCGCGCGGTGATCGAGGCCTCGCTCAAAGGGCGGGGTGCGTTGATTCAGGTTGCCGATCTGGATGAAGCCTGCACCATCGCCAATCGCATCGCGCCGGAACACCTTGAACTTGCGGTCGCCGAACCCCAGCCACTGGTCGAAAAAATTCGCCATGCCGGTGCCATTTTCATCGGCCACTATGCTTCCGAATCCTTGGGCGATTATTGTGCGGGGCCGAACCATGTGCTGCCGACTTCACGCAGCGCGCGCTTTTCTTCACCGCTCGGCGTGTATGACTTCCAGAAACGCAGCAGCCTGATTGAAGTCTCTGCCGCAGGCGCACAAACATTAGGGCCGATTGCCGCCACATTGGCGCATGGCGAGGGGCTCACCGCCCACGCCCGTGCAGCGGAGCTGCGCATTAAGCTGTAA
- the hisG gene encoding ATP phosphoribosyltransferase, translating into MSTADIDMMTIALSKGRIFEETLPLLAVAGIVPAENPEQSRKLIIGTNRKEVRLVIVRASDVPTYVQYGAADIGIAGKDILLEHGGVGLYQPLDLAIAKCRMSVAVPEGFDYAAAVKRGARLRVATKYLNTAREHFAAKGVHVDLIKLYGSMELAPLVGLADAIVDLVSSGATLRANHLLEVEEIMQISSRLVVNQAALKMKRDRLQPLIDAFAGAIIGAISGTTAP; encoded by the coding sequence ATGAGCACTGCTGACATAGACATGATGACCATCGCCCTTTCCAAGGGCCGCATTTTCGAAGAAACCTTGCCGCTACTGGCAGTAGCAGGCATCGTACCCGCTGAAAATCCGGAGCAGTCGCGCAAGCTCATCATTGGCACCAATCGTAAAGAGGTACGTCTGGTGATTGTGCGTGCTTCGGATGTGCCCACCTATGTGCAATATGGCGCTGCTGATATTGGCATTGCAGGTAAGGACATACTGCTCGAGCACGGCGGGGTGGGGCTGTACCAGCCGCTTGATTTGGCCATTGCCAAGTGCCGTATGTCGGTTGCCGTGCCCGAAGGGTTTGACTATGCGGCTGCGGTAAAGCGCGGTGCGCGCTTGCGCGTGGCGACTAAATATCTCAACACTGCGCGCGAGCATTTTGCCGCTAAAGGCGTGCATGTTGATTTGATCAAGCTGTATGGCTCGATGGAACTTGCCCCCTTGGTTGGGCTGGCCGATGCCATCGTTGATCTGGTCTCCAGTGGCGCTACCTTGCGTGCTAACCACTTGCTTGAAGTCGAAGAAATTATGCAGATTTCATCGCGCCTGGTGGTTAATCAAGCCGCACTGAAAATGAAGCGTGACCGCTTGCAGCCATTGATCGATGCTTTCGCCGGTGCCATTATCGGTGCCATATCAGGTACTACTGCGCCATGA
- the murA gene encoding UDP-N-acetylglucosamine 1-carboxyvinyltransferase has product MDKLQISGGATLRGEIAISGAKNAALPLLCAALLTREPVTFTHVPHLNDIGTMLKLLEQMGVKVMRELMTNDSGKVPGGTHSAGDTVTLDASTLDNPLAPYDLVKTMRAAILVLGPLVARAGEAKVSLPGGCAIGARPVDQHIKGLTAMGAEVSVEHGYVHARASRLKGARIFTDMVTVTGTENLMMAACLGAGETIIENAAREPEVVDLATCLNAMGARVSGAGSDVIRIQGVDALHGATHRVMPDRIETGTYLCAAAATGGDVRLTCTSSAYLDAVIDKLMDTGCEITSERDAIRLKAPARLTAVSIRTAPYPAFPTDMQAQFMAINAVADGTAVIRETIFENRFMHAVELIRLGADIKIDGNTAFVKGVAELQGATVMATDLRASASLVIAGLVAQGETVIERIYHLDRGYEALDQKLIALGARVARVK; this is encoded by the coding sequence ATGGATAAACTGCAGATTTCCGGGGGCGCTACGCTCAGGGGCGAAATTGCCATTTCCGGTGCGAAGAACGCCGCGTTGCCCTTGTTGTGCGCCGCGTTGCTCACGCGCGAGCCGGTCACCTTCACCCACGTGCCGCATCTCAACGACATAGGCACGATGCTCAAGCTGCTGGAGCAAATGGGCGTCAAGGTCATGCGCGAGTTGATGACGAATGATTCTGGAAAAGTTCCCGGAGGGACGCACAGCGCTGGCGATACGGTAACCTTGGATGCCTCGACCCTTGATAATCCGCTGGCACCGTATGATCTGGTCAAAACCATGCGCGCGGCAATACTTGTGCTGGGCCCGTTGGTCGCGCGTGCCGGTGAGGCAAAGGTCTCGCTGCCTGGCGGTTGCGCTATTGGTGCACGGCCCGTGGATCAGCACATCAAAGGCTTAACCGCGATGGGCGCGGAGGTTTCCGTCGAGCATGGTTACGTGCATGCCCGGGCAAGCCGCCTCAAAGGCGCGCGCATTTTCACCGACATGGTGACGGTGACAGGCACTGAAAATCTGATGATGGCCGCCTGTCTTGGCGCGGGCGAAACGATCATCGAGAACGCCGCGCGTGAGCCGGAAGTAGTTGATCTCGCCACATGTCTTAACGCCATGGGCGCACGGGTTTCTGGCGCGGGCAGCGATGTGATCCGCATTCAGGGCGTCGATGCCTTGCATGGGGCAACCCATCGGGTGATGCCCGATCGCATCGAGACTGGCACCTATCTGTGTGCTGCGGCAGCGACGGGTGGTGATGTGCGTCTGACGTGCACTTCGTCAGCCTATCTTGATGCGGTGATCGATAAACTGATGGACACTGGCTGCGAAATTACGAGCGAGCGTGATGCAATTCGCCTCAAGGCACCGGCACGACTGACTGCGGTTAGCATACGCACGGCACCGTATCCGGCATTTCCCACGGACATGCAGGCCCAGTTCATGGCCATCAATGCGGTGGCCGATGGCACGGCAGTCATTCGCGAAACGATTTTCGAAAATCGTTTCATGCACGCGGTTGAACTCATTCGCCTGGGTGCTGATATCAAGATTGATGGCAACACCGCCTTTGTTAAAGGTGTTGCCGAGCTGCAAGGTGCCACTGTGATGGCCACCGATTTGCGTGCCTCGGCGAGCCTGGTGATTGCAGGGCTGGTGGCGCAGGGCGAAACAGTGATCGAACGGATTTATCATCTTGATCGCGGCTATGAAGCGCTGGATCAAAAACTGATCGCACTGGGCGCACGCGTGGCGCGGGTAAAATAA
- a CDS encoding BolA family protein produces the protein MLDPKKLESWIVDALPCEHLLVEGDGAHFSALIVSHEFSGLNRIKRQQRVNAVLKAHFDSGELHALSMQTLTPEEWRANG, from the coding sequence ATGTTAGATCCAAAAAAACTGGAATCGTGGATTGTGGACGCCCTTCCCTGTGAGCATCTACTGGTTGAAGGCGATGGCGCACATTTCTCCGCGCTGATCGTGAGTCATGAATTCTCGGGCTTGAATCGCATCAAGCGGCAGCAGCGTGTCAATGCCGTCCTTAAGGCACACTTTGATTCGGGTGAGCTGCACGCTTTGTCGATGCAGACCCTCACGCCGGAAGAATGGCGCGCGAATGGATAA